In a genomic window of Accipiter gentilis chromosome 23, bAccGen1.1, whole genome shotgun sequence:
- the USP19 gene encoding ubiquitin carboxyl-terminal hydrolase 19 isoform X5, whose protein sequence is MSSSTNAPGQRRVSRGLDDATNKKKQKDRANQESKEELLLDWKQNADEIIVKLNLGSGALKVEDVDAAFTDTDCVVKLPDGRQWSCQFYEEIESSCSKVQCKKGNFLQLVLQKKIPLHTWSSLLKRRKDGSKELAKGTTCWENGKEKAASAELAPEEPRAEGAEPPRSRREPSNPKRAPGRSEALGGKSPASPGTQSGPSAKRAVYLKVAPTEEEPNARVTGSVEPSKGHSGRAGSRRNGRASQVDAPTALADLAPPLEKAVVLAKESVPVEMPPLAATTEVFPHRVATCVEKRVLQPGSPAEALRGRDCTPVLGESSKTVPAATPPPGRDGEKRDWSKDDVALEAAADEPEPFVSLTFVKNDSYEKGNDLVVVHVYVKEIHKETSKVLFREQDFTLVFQTSDTNFLRLHPGCGPHTVFRWQVKLRNLIEPDQCTYNFTMSRIDVCLKKRQSQRWGGLEAPATRGPTPLDKNPPGSNQHPLSSKEEARASDKEKPRVEDGGLDGVAARTAPEHVAVKQEPHIPSPKPTCMVPPMTHSPVSTESVEDDEDEDEKKKVCLPGFTGLVNLGNTCFMNSVIQSLSNTRELRDYFHDRSFESEINYNNPLGTGGRLAIGFAMLLRALWKGTHHAFQPSKLKAVVASKASQFTGYAQHDAQEFMAFLLDGLHEDLNRIQNKPYTETVDSDGRPDEVVAEEAWQRHKMRNDSFIVDLFQGQYKSKLVCPVCSKVSITFDPFLYLPVPLPQKQKVLTVYYFAKEPHKKPIKFLVSISKENSSAMEVLDSVAHSVRVKPENLRLAEVIKNRFHRMFLPSNSLDTVSPTDLLLCFEVLSPELAKERVVELQVQQRPQVPSGPVAKCAACQKKQLPEDEKLRRCTRCYRVGYCNVACQKTHWPDHKALCRPENIGFPFLISVPESRLTYARLAQLLEGYARYSVSVFQPPFQLGRMSPDQGLQPLLPDKLDPLAKSSCAAATSAPELGDVDRATCLLQEPPLSPAVPELHLELGDTGTVRSKVLAARSSLLSLDSGFSEHMESQGDSCCEKEPSYERALKPEAAIPGYQHTPDSLSARATQFYINKIDAANREHKLEDKGDTPLELTDDCSLALVWKNNERLKEFVLVESKELECVEDPGSASEAARAGHFTLEQCLNLFTKPEVLAPEEAWYCPKCKQHREASKQLMLWRLPNVLIIQLKRFSFRSFIWRDKINDMVDFPVRSLDLSKFCIGRKGEQQLPMYDLYAVINHYGGMIGGHYTAYARLPNDKNSQRSDVGWRLFDDSTVTTVDESQVVTRYAYVLFYRRRNSPVERPLPGHPPDHRTERTPSAEAAASQASLIWQELEAEEQELQLEAPQRPARNSWRPHGQKRSPGTPQHPDEGCVRYFVLATTAAIVALFLNVFYPLIYQTRWR, encoded by the exons ATGTCCAGCAGCACCAATGCCCCTGGTCAGAGGAGAGTGTCTCGGGGCTTGGATGATGCCACCAACAAGAAGAAGCAGAAGGATCGAGCCAACCAGGAGAGCAAGGAAG agctgctgctggactGGAAGCAGAACGCTGACGAGATCATCGTCAAACTGAACTTGGGCAGTGGAGCTCTGAAGGTGGAGGATGTAGATGCTGCTTTCACCGACACAGACTGTGTGGTCAAACTACCAG ACGGGCGCCAGTGGAGCTGTCAGTTCTATGAGGAAATTGAGAGCTCCTGCAGCAAGGTCCAGTGCAAGAAGGGCAACTTTCTACAGCTTGTGCTTCAGAAGAAGATCCCACTCCATACCTGGTCTTCACTTCTG aagagaaggaaagatggaTCCAAAGAGCTGGCCAAAGGGACCACATGCTGGGAGAACGGGAAGGAGAAggctgcttctgcagagctggcCCCTGAAGAGCCAAGGGCTGAAGGTGCAGAACCGCCAAGGTCCCGCCGGGAGCCCTCCAACCCCAAGCGCGCTCCAGGAAGAAGTGAGGCTCTGGGAGGGAAAAGCCCAgccagcccagggacacagagtgGCCCCAGCGCCAAGCGGGCAGTATACCTCAAAGTGGCTCCCACTGAAGAGGAGCCAAATGCCAGAGTCACTGGGAGCGTGGAGCCCAGCAAAGGGCACAGCGGGAGGGCAGGCAGCCGCCGCAATGGCAGAGCCAGCCAGGTTGATGCGCCCACAGCCCTCGCAGACCTCGCACCGCCACTGGAGAAG GCTGTGGTTTTGGCCAAGGAAAGTGTTCCTGTGGAGATGCCACCTCTCGCAGCTACCACAGAGGTGTTCCCCCACCGTGTTGCCACCTGCGTGGAGAAGAGGgtcctgcagccaggcagccctgctgagGCCTTGCGGGGCCGGGACTGCACGCCTGTCCTGGGAGAGAGCTCTAAGACTGTCCCAGCAGCTACCCCTCCCCCGGGCAGAGATGGTGAGAAGAGGGACTGGTCCAAGGATGATGTGGCTCTGGAAGCAGCAGCTGATG AGCCAGAGCCTTTTGTGAGCTTGACCTTTGTCAAGAATGACTCATACGAGAAGGGCAATGACCTGGTGGTAGTGCACGTCTACGTGAAGGAGATCCACAAGGAGACATCCAAGGTGTTATTCCGGGAGCAAGACTTCACCCTGGTGTTCCAGACAAG TGACACAAACTTCCTTCGCCTCCATCCTGGCTGTGGGCCCCACACAGTGTTCCGGTGGCAGGTGAAGCTCAG GAACCTTATTGAGCCGGACCAGTGCACATACAACTTCACAATGTCTCGCATCGACGTCTGCCTGAAGAAACGCCAGAGCCAGCGCTGGGGGGGGCTGGAAGCTCCAGCCACACGAG GCCCTACCCCTCTGGACAAGAACCCCCCGGGCAGTAACCAGCACCCCCTGTCCAGCAAGGAGGAGGCCCGAGCCAGTGACAAAGAGAAGCCGCGTGTGGAAGATGGCGGTCTGGATGGTGTGGCAGCCCGTACAGCCCCAGAGCACGTGGCAGTGAAGCAAGAGCCGCACATCCCCTCA CCCAAACCGACGTGCATGGTGCCACCAATGACACACAGCCCTGTGAGCACTGAGAGTGTGGAGGATGATGAGGATGAGGACGAGAAGAAGAAGGTCTGCCTGCCTGGCTTCACGGGGCTGGTGAACCTGGGCAACACCTGCTTCATGAACAGCGTCATCCAGTCCCTGTCTAACACCCGGGAGCTGCGCGACTACTTCCATG ATCGGTCCTTTGAGTCTGAAATCAACTACAACAACCCGCTGGGGACGGGGGGACGCCTGGCCATTGGCTTTGCCATGCTGCTGCGAGCGCTGTGGAAGGGCACACACCATGCCTTCCAGCCCTCTAAACTGAAG GCAGTCGTCGCCAGCAAGGCCAGCCAGTTCACTGGCTATGCCCAGCACGATGCTCAGGAGTTCATGGCCTTCCTGCTCGATGGCCTGCACGAGGACCTCAACCGCATCCAGAACAAGCCCTACACAGAGACTGTTGACTCGGATGGGAGGCCTGACGAG GTGGTAGCTGAGGAGGCCTGGCAGCGACACAAGATGAGGAATGACTCTTTCATTGTGGACCTTTTCCAGGGCCAGTACAAATCCAAGCTGGTGTGCCCAGTGTGTTCCAAG GTGTCCATCACCTTTGACCCCTTCCTGTACCTCCCCGTGCCCCTCCCGCAGAAGCAGAAGGTGCTGACTGTCTACTACTTTGCAAAGGAACCGCACAAGAAACCCATTAAG TTCCTCGTGAGTATCAGCAAGGAGAACTCCAGTGCCATGGAGGTGCTTGACTCAGTGGCTCACAGTGTGCGTGTGAAACCAGAGAACCTGCGCCTGGCAGAG GTGATCAAGAATCGCTTCCACCGCATGTTCCTGCCATCTAACTCGCTGGACACAGTCTCCCCCACTGACCTGCTGCTCTGCTTCGAGGTGCTGTCCCCAGAGCTGGCCAAGGAGCGGGTGGTCGAGCTGCAGGTCCAGCAG CGTCCACAGGTGCCCAGTGGCCCTGTCGCCAAGTGTGCAGCCTGCCAGAAGAAGCAGCTGCCGGAGGATGAGAAGCTCAGGCGCTGCACGAGGTGCTATCGAGTCGGTTACTGCAACGT GGCATGTCAGAAAACACACTGGCCAGACCACAAGGCTTTGTGCCGCCCTGAGAACATCGGTTTCCCCTTCCTCATCAGTGTGCCAGAGTCCCGCCTCACCTATGCCCGCCTGGCCCAACTGCTGGAGGGCTACGCAAG GTACTCAGTCAGCGTGTTCCAGCCTCCATTCCAGCTGGGCCGGATGTCACCGGACCAGGGGCTGCAGCCTCTGCTACCAGACAAGCTGGACCCCCTGGCCAAAAGCAGTTGTgcagcagccacctctgcccccgaGCTGGGGGATGTGGATAGGGCTACCTGCCTCCTGCAGGAGCCCCCACTCTCGCCAGCTGTGCCTGAGCTGCACCTGGAGCTGGGGGACACTGGCACTGTCCGGAGCAAAGTCCTGGCAGCTAGGAGTTCCCTGTTGAGCTTGGATTCGGGTTTCTCTGAGCACATGGAGTCACAGGGCGACAGCTGTTGTGAGAAGGAGCCATCCTATGAGAGAGCACTCAAGCCAGAAG CTGCCATCCCTGGGTACCAGCACACTCCAGACTCGCTGAGTGCCCGTGCCACGCAGTTTTACATCAACAAGATTGACGCTGCCAACCGAGAGCACAAGCTGGAAGATAAAG GTGACACCCCCCTGGAGCTGACAGATGACTGCTCCCTTGCCCTGGTGTGGAAGAACAATGAACGCCTCAAGGAATTTGTGTTGGTGGAGTCCAAGGAGCTGGAGTGTGTGGAGGACCCAGGCTCGGCCAGCGAAGCAGCCCGGGCTGGCCACTTCACCCTGGAGCAGTGCCTCAATCTCTTCACCAAGCCCGAAGTCCTGGCTCCCGAGGAAGCGTG GTACTGCCCCAAGTGCAAGCAGCACCGTGAGGCCTCCAAGCAGCTGATGCTGTGGCGGCTACCCAACGTCCTCATTATCCAGCTCAAGCGCTTCTCCTTCCGCAGCTTTATTTGGAGGGACAAGATCAACGACATGGTGGACTTCCCTGTCCG GAGCCTGGACCTGAGCAAGTTCTGCATTGGCCGGAAGGGCGAGCAGCAGCTGCCCATGTATGACCTATATGCTGTGATCAACCATTACGGAGGCATGATTGGGGGGCACTACACGGCATACGCCCGTCTGCCCAACGACAAGAACAGCCAGCGCAGTGACGTAG GCTGGCGGCTCTTTGACGACAGCACAGTCACCACCGTGGATGAGAGCCAGGTGGTAACCAGATACGCATATGTCCTCTTCTACCGCCGGCGGAACTCTCCTGTGGAGAGACCCCTGCCAGGGCACCCCCCAGACCACCGAACCGAGCGCACCCcctctgcagaagctgctgccagccag GCTTCTCTGATCTGGCAGGAACTGGAGGCTGAAGAACAAGAGCTGCAGCTCGAGGCACCCCAAAGGCCTGCAAGAAACTCCTGGAGGCCTCATGGCCAGAAGCGGAGTCCgggcaccccccagcacccagacGAAGGCTGCGTCAGATACTTTGTCCTGGCCACCACGGCCGCAATCGTGGCGCTCTTCCTGAATGTCTTCTACCCGCTCATTTACCAGACCCGCTGGAGATAG
- the USP19 gene encoding ubiquitin carboxyl-terminal hydrolase 19 isoform X2, with translation MSSSTNAPGQRRVSRGLDDATNKKKQKDRANQESKEELLLDWKQNADEIIVKLNLGSGALKVEDVDAAFTDTDCVVKLPDGRQWSCQFYEEIESSCSKVQCKKGNFLQLVLQKKIPLHTWSSLLRRKDGSKELAKGTTCWENGKEKAASAELAPEEPRAEGAEPPRSRREPSNPKRAPGRSEALGGKSPASPGTQSGPSAKRAVYLKVAPTEEEPNARVTGSVEPSKGHSGRAGSRRNGRASQVDAPTALADLAPPLEKAVVLAKESVPVEMPPLAATTEVFPHRVATCVEKRVLQPGSPAEALRGRDCTPVLGESSKTVPAATPPPGRDGEKRDWSKDDVALEAAADEPEPFVSLTFVKNDSYEKGNDLVVVHVYVKEIHKETSKVLFREQDFTLVFQTSDTNFLRLHPGCGPHTVFRWQVKLRNLIEPDQCTYNFTMSRIDVCLKKRQSQRWGGLEAPATRGAVGGAKVAMPTGPTPLDKNPPGSNQHPLSSKEEARASDKEKPRVEDGGLDGVAARTAPEHVAVKQEPHIPSPKPTCMVPPMTHSPVSTESVEDDEDEDEKKKVCLPGFTGLVNLGNTCFMNSVIQSLSNTRELRDYFHDRSFESEINYNNPLGTGGRLAIGFAMLLRALWKGTHHAFQPSKLKAVVASKASQFTGYAQHDAQEFMAFLLDGLHEDLNRIQNKPYTETVDSDGRPDEVVAEEAWQRHKMRNDSFIVDLFQGQYKSKLVCPVCSKVSITFDPFLYLPVPLPQKQKVLTVYYFAKEPHKKPIKFLVSISKENSSAMEVLDSVAHSVRVKPENLRLAEVIKNRFHRMFLPSNSLDTVSPTDLLLCFEVLSPELAKERVVELQVQQRPQVPSGPVAKCAACQKKQLPEDEKLRRCTRCYRVGYCNVACQKTHWPDHKALCRPENIGFPFLISVPESRLTYARLAQLLEGYARYSVSVFQPPFQLGRMSPDQGLQPLLPDKLDPLAKSSCAAATSAPELGDVDRATCLLQEPPLSPAVPELHLELGDTGTVRSKVLAARSSLLSLDSGFSEHMESQGDSCCEKEPSYERALKPEAAIPGYQHTPDSLSARATQFYINKIDAANREHKLEDKGDTPLELTDDCSLALVWKNNERLKEFVLVESKELECVEDPGSASEAARAGHFTLEQCLNLFTKPEVLAPEEAWYCPKCKQHREASKQLMLWRLPNVLIIQLKRFSFRSFIWRDKINDMVDFPVRSLDLSKFCIGRKGEQQLPMYDLYAVINHYGGMIGGHYTAYARLPNDKNSQRSDVGWRLFDDSTVTTVDESQVVTRYAYVLFYRRRNSPVERPLPGHPPDHRTERTPSAEAAASQASLIWQELEAEEQELQLEAPQRPARNSWRPHGQKRSPGTPQHPDEGCVRYFVLATTAAIVALFLNVFYPLIYQTRWR, from the exons ATGTCCAGCAGCACCAATGCCCCTGGTCAGAGGAGAGTGTCTCGGGGCTTGGATGATGCCACCAACAAGAAGAAGCAGAAGGATCGAGCCAACCAGGAGAGCAAGGAAG agctgctgctggactGGAAGCAGAACGCTGACGAGATCATCGTCAAACTGAACTTGGGCAGTGGAGCTCTGAAGGTGGAGGATGTAGATGCTGCTTTCACCGACACAGACTGTGTGGTCAAACTACCAG ACGGGCGCCAGTGGAGCTGTCAGTTCTATGAGGAAATTGAGAGCTCCTGCAGCAAGGTCCAGTGCAAGAAGGGCAACTTTCTACAGCTTGTGCTTCAGAAGAAGATCCCACTCCATACCTGGTCTTCACTTCTG agaaggaaagatggaTCCAAAGAGCTGGCCAAAGGGACCACATGCTGGGAGAACGGGAAGGAGAAggctgcttctgcagagctggcCCCTGAAGAGCCAAGGGCTGAAGGTGCAGAACCGCCAAGGTCCCGCCGGGAGCCCTCCAACCCCAAGCGCGCTCCAGGAAGAAGTGAGGCTCTGGGAGGGAAAAGCCCAgccagcccagggacacagagtgGCCCCAGCGCCAAGCGGGCAGTATACCTCAAAGTGGCTCCCACTGAAGAGGAGCCAAATGCCAGAGTCACTGGGAGCGTGGAGCCCAGCAAAGGGCACAGCGGGAGGGCAGGCAGCCGCCGCAATGGCAGAGCCAGCCAGGTTGATGCGCCCACAGCCCTCGCAGACCTCGCACCGCCACTGGAGAAG GCTGTGGTTTTGGCCAAGGAAAGTGTTCCTGTGGAGATGCCACCTCTCGCAGCTACCACAGAGGTGTTCCCCCACCGTGTTGCCACCTGCGTGGAGAAGAGGgtcctgcagccaggcagccctgctgagGCCTTGCGGGGCCGGGACTGCACGCCTGTCCTGGGAGAGAGCTCTAAGACTGTCCCAGCAGCTACCCCTCCCCCGGGCAGAGATGGTGAGAAGAGGGACTGGTCCAAGGATGATGTGGCTCTGGAAGCAGCAGCTGATG AGCCAGAGCCTTTTGTGAGCTTGACCTTTGTCAAGAATGACTCATACGAGAAGGGCAATGACCTGGTGGTAGTGCACGTCTACGTGAAGGAGATCCACAAGGAGACATCCAAGGTGTTATTCCGGGAGCAAGACTTCACCCTGGTGTTCCAGACAAG TGACACAAACTTCCTTCGCCTCCATCCTGGCTGTGGGCCCCACACAGTGTTCCGGTGGCAGGTGAAGCTCAG GAACCTTATTGAGCCGGACCAGTGCACATACAACTTCACAATGTCTCGCATCGACGTCTGCCTGAAGAAACGCCAGAGCCAGCGCTGGGGGGGGCTGGAAGCTCCAGCCACACGAG GTGCAGTGGGTGGTGCAAAGGTTGCCATGCCTACAGGCCCTACCCCTCTGGACAAGAACCCCCCGGGCAGTAACCAGCACCCCCTGTCCAGCAAGGAGGAGGCCCGAGCCAGTGACAAAGAGAAGCCGCGTGTGGAAGATGGCGGTCTGGATGGTGTGGCAGCCCGTACAGCCCCAGAGCACGTGGCAGTGAAGCAAGAGCCGCACATCCCCTCA CCCAAACCGACGTGCATGGTGCCACCAATGACACACAGCCCTGTGAGCACTGAGAGTGTGGAGGATGATGAGGATGAGGACGAGAAGAAGAAGGTCTGCCTGCCTGGCTTCACGGGGCTGGTGAACCTGGGCAACACCTGCTTCATGAACAGCGTCATCCAGTCCCTGTCTAACACCCGGGAGCTGCGCGACTACTTCCATG ATCGGTCCTTTGAGTCTGAAATCAACTACAACAACCCGCTGGGGACGGGGGGACGCCTGGCCATTGGCTTTGCCATGCTGCTGCGAGCGCTGTGGAAGGGCACACACCATGCCTTCCAGCCCTCTAAACTGAAG GCAGTCGTCGCCAGCAAGGCCAGCCAGTTCACTGGCTATGCCCAGCACGATGCTCAGGAGTTCATGGCCTTCCTGCTCGATGGCCTGCACGAGGACCTCAACCGCATCCAGAACAAGCCCTACACAGAGACTGTTGACTCGGATGGGAGGCCTGACGAG GTGGTAGCTGAGGAGGCCTGGCAGCGACACAAGATGAGGAATGACTCTTTCATTGTGGACCTTTTCCAGGGCCAGTACAAATCCAAGCTGGTGTGCCCAGTGTGTTCCAAG GTGTCCATCACCTTTGACCCCTTCCTGTACCTCCCCGTGCCCCTCCCGCAGAAGCAGAAGGTGCTGACTGTCTACTACTTTGCAAAGGAACCGCACAAGAAACCCATTAAG TTCCTCGTGAGTATCAGCAAGGAGAACTCCAGTGCCATGGAGGTGCTTGACTCAGTGGCTCACAGTGTGCGTGTGAAACCAGAGAACCTGCGCCTGGCAGAG GTGATCAAGAATCGCTTCCACCGCATGTTCCTGCCATCTAACTCGCTGGACACAGTCTCCCCCACTGACCTGCTGCTCTGCTTCGAGGTGCTGTCCCCAGAGCTGGCCAAGGAGCGGGTGGTCGAGCTGCAGGTCCAGCAG CGTCCACAGGTGCCCAGTGGCCCTGTCGCCAAGTGTGCAGCCTGCCAGAAGAAGCAGCTGCCGGAGGATGAGAAGCTCAGGCGCTGCACGAGGTGCTATCGAGTCGGTTACTGCAACGT GGCATGTCAGAAAACACACTGGCCAGACCACAAGGCTTTGTGCCGCCCTGAGAACATCGGTTTCCCCTTCCTCATCAGTGTGCCAGAGTCCCGCCTCACCTATGCCCGCCTGGCCCAACTGCTGGAGGGCTACGCAAG GTACTCAGTCAGCGTGTTCCAGCCTCCATTCCAGCTGGGCCGGATGTCACCGGACCAGGGGCTGCAGCCTCTGCTACCAGACAAGCTGGACCCCCTGGCCAAAAGCAGTTGTgcagcagccacctctgcccccgaGCTGGGGGATGTGGATAGGGCTACCTGCCTCCTGCAGGAGCCCCCACTCTCGCCAGCTGTGCCTGAGCTGCACCTGGAGCTGGGGGACACTGGCACTGTCCGGAGCAAAGTCCTGGCAGCTAGGAGTTCCCTGTTGAGCTTGGATTCGGGTTTCTCTGAGCACATGGAGTCACAGGGCGACAGCTGTTGTGAGAAGGAGCCATCCTATGAGAGAGCACTCAAGCCAGAAG CTGCCATCCCTGGGTACCAGCACACTCCAGACTCGCTGAGTGCCCGTGCCACGCAGTTTTACATCAACAAGATTGACGCTGCCAACCGAGAGCACAAGCTGGAAGATAAAG GTGACACCCCCCTGGAGCTGACAGATGACTGCTCCCTTGCCCTGGTGTGGAAGAACAATGAACGCCTCAAGGAATTTGTGTTGGTGGAGTCCAAGGAGCTGGAGTGTGTGGAGGACCCAGGCTCGGCCAGCGAAGCAGCCCGGGCTGGCCACTTCACCCTGGAGCAGTGCCTCAATCTCTTCACCAAGCCCGAAGTCCTGGCTCCCGAGGAAGCGTG GTACTGCCCCAAGTGCAAGCAGCACCGTGAGGCCTCCAAGCAGCTGATGCTGTGGCGGCTACCCAACGTCCTCATTATCCAGCTCAAGCGCTTCTCCTTCCGCAGCTTTATTTGGAGGGACAAGATCAACGACATGGTGGACTTCCCTGTCCG GAGCCTGGACCTGAGCAAGTTCTGCATTGGCCGGAAGGGCGAGCAGCAGCTGCCCATGTATGACCTATATGCTGTGATCAACCATTACGGAGGCATGATTGGGGGGCACTACACGGCATACGCCCGTCTGCCCAACGACAAGAACAGCCAGCGCAGTGACGTAG GCTGGCGGCTCTTTGACGACAGCACAGTCACCACCGTGGATGAGAGCCAGGTGGTAACCAGATACGCATATGTCCTCTTCTACCGCCGGCGGAACTCTCCTGTGGAGAGACCCCTGCCAGGGCACCCCCCAGACCACCGAACCGAGCGCACCCcctctgcagaagctgctgccagccag GCTTCTCTGATCTGGCAGGAACTGGAGGCTGAAGAACAAGAGCTGCAGCTCGAGGCACCCCAAAGGCCTGCAAGAAACTCCTGGAGGCCTCATGGCCAGAAGCGGAGTCCgggcaccccccagcacccagacGAAGGCTGCGTCAGATACTTTGTCCTGGCCACCACGGCCGCAATCGTGGCGCTCTTCCTGAATGTCTTCTACCCGCTCATTTACCAGACCCGCTGGAGATAG